Proteins co-encoded in one Anopheles moucheti chromosome X, idAnoMoucSN_F20_07, whole genome shotgun sequence genomic window:
- the LOC128306482 gene encoding mucin-5AC-like — protein sequence MRQALMRGIVSGVLLLLQALPAHSLEEFSATDTRPRGTIQCEQVGAIPDDESDTCATYYICAVNSDNVLSPVFAQCPGTTVFAHELRRCVDASTYECGSAASKMATRAVGFQCTEEGRFPNVASTDCKSYYLCTTNTDGSLIAALVTCPSSTIFSEVKKSCVSSPPNICPHESSTTTSEPDSSSTLGAPGDTFECHGEGRFVNEQSPDCNTYYMCITINGKLMPQLSACPTGNVFSAIELKCVTGDMYTCPKFTVTTVTPPELTTTTTSKVTTTTTPVTIPLPTPSTTLRPEVTTSIPLPTPSTTVTSAVTTTVPLIPPSTSATTTTEAEPTTSEMTTDMSESTSEVSEITEVTTNVPLIPPSTSATTTTEAEPTTSAMTTDMSESTSEVSEITEVTTNVPLIPPSTSATTTTEAEPTTSAMTTDMSESTSEVSKTTEVTTNVPLTPPGTSTITTTEAEPTTSAMTTDMSESTSEVSKTTEVTTNVPLTPPGTSTITTTEAEPTTSAMTTDMSESTSEVPSSTTVLTSTEEPETLPPIKLTTSTRPTPTTVISLEPTTSIGSETDGFPTPGTFQCPAEGRYPDPSGSQNCESYILCIKNSIGTFTPIQFLCPPTTIFSPTVGLCVSAQSYSCRYETSSIVPPTTVSPTASTTVVPTPTPFVCPFHGRYPNPDSIYCKSYYLCLYDGKMNLIGVELSCPGGSIFANDELRCVPSEEYQCVQGTATTGVMTTTTPVATTTTTTTTRATTISMAGTCTMAGIFPTNTPNDCSSYQFCGMLTTGGFVEVILKCEGNKLFDEQNKVCSDNYVCPRGN from the coding sequence ATGCGTCAAGCGCTGATGCGGGGAATTGTTAGTGGcgtgctactactgctgcagGCACTGCCAGCGCACAGTTTGGAGGAGTTTTCGGCGACCGATACCAGACCGCGTGGTACGATCCAGTGTGAACAGGTTGGTGCGATCCCGGACGATGAGTCGGACACATGTGCGACATACTACATCTGTGCAGTGAACTCCGACAACGTGCTGTCGCCAGTGTTTGCCCAGTGTCCCGGCACGACCGTGTTCGCGCACGAACTGCGCCGATGCGTGGATGCATCCACGTACGAGTGCGGTAGTGCTGCCAGCAAGATGGCGACTCGTGCAGTTGGATTTCAGTGTACGGAAGAAGGCCGATTTCCGAACGTAGCGTCCACCGACTGTAAATCGTACTACCTCTGTACAACGAACACCGACGGATCGCTGATAGCGGCACTTGTTACCTGTCCATCATCTACCATATTTTCGGAGGTAAAGAAGTCGTGCGTGTCATCGCCACCGAACATCTGTCCGCACGAGTCGAGCACTACAACGTCTGAGCCAGACTCAAGCAGTACATTAGGTGCACCAGGGGACACGTTCGAGTGTCATGGCGAAGGGCGGTTTGTGAATGAACAGTCACCAGATTGTAATACATATTACATGTGCATAACTATTAACGGCAAGCTAATGCCACAGCTCAGTGCATGCCCCACGGGTAATGTGTTCTCAGCCATCGAACTAAAATGCGTTACCGGGGATATGTACACCTGCCCAAAGTTTACGGTAACCACGGTAACACCTCCGGAGCTAACAACAACTACTACAAGCAAGGTTACGACTACTACTACTCCAGTTACAATCCCGCTTCCTACTCCATCAACTACTCTGAGACCGGAAGTGACAACAAGTATCCCGTTACCTACACCTTCCACTACTGTGACATCTGCAGTGACTACAACTGTACCACTTATTCCACCTAGCACTAGCGCTACTACGACTACTGAAGCTGAGCCTACAACATCAGAGATGACCACGGATATGTCAGAATCCACATCTGAAGTCAGTGAGATAACTGAAGTGACTACAAATGTACCACTTATTCCACCTAGCACTAGCGCTACTACGACTACTGAAGCTGAGCCTACAACATCAGCGATGACCACGGACATGTCAGAATCCACATCTGAAGTCAGTGAGATAACTGAAGTGACTACAAATGTACCACTTATTCCACCTAGCACTAGCGCTACTACGACTACTGAAGCTGAGCCTACAACATCAGCGATGACCACGGACATGTCAGAATCCACATCTGAAGTCAGTAAGACGACTGAAGTGACTACAAATGTACCACTTACTCCACCTGGCACTAGCACAATCACGACTACTGAAGCTGAGCCTACAACATCAGCGATGACCACGGACATGTCAGAATCCACATCTGAAGTCAGTAAGACGACTGAAGTGACTACAAATGTACCACTTACTCCACCTGGCACTAGCACAATCACGACTACTGAAGCTGAGCCTACAACATCAGCGATGACCACGGACATGTCAGAATCCACATCTGAAGTACCCTCATCGACAACAGTTTTAACATCAACAGAGGAACCAGAAACGCTTCCACCAATCAAACTTACCACCTCAACTAGACCAACACCAACTACCGTCATCTCATTAGAACCCACCACGAGTATAGGTTCTGAAACGGATGGCTTCCCTACACCAGGAACATTTCAGTGTCCAGCCGAGGGTCGTTATCCGGATCCCAGCGGATCCCAAAACTGTGAATCTTACATCCTATGCATTAAAAACAGTATCGGAACTTTCACACCGATTCAATTTTTATGTCCACCAACCACAATCTTCTCCCCTACTGTTGGTCTATGTGTTTCGGCCCAGTCGTACAGCTGCAGATACGAAACGTCAAGCATCGTACCACCTACGACCGTATCACCCACTGCTAGCACGACAGTTGTCCCAACACCCACACCATTCGTCTGCCCGTTCCATGGCAGATATCCCAATCCGGATTCGATTTACTGCAAATCGTACTACCTGTGTCTGTACGATGGCAAGATGAATCTGATCGGCGTTGAGCTGAGCTGCCCGGGGGGCTCAATCTTCGCCAACGACGAATTGCGTTGCGTACCGTCAGAAGAGTATCAGTGCGTACAGGGTACCGCAACAACGGGTGTAATGACCACCACTACACCGGTTGCCACAACCACAACGACAACTACCACCAGAGCAACCACCATCAGTATGGCAGGTACATGCACGATGGCCGGAATATTTCCAACCAACACCCCAAATGATTGTTCGTCATACCAGTTCTGCGGGATGCTGACGACCGGTGGGTTTGTTGAGGTTATTCTCAAATGTGAAGGGAACAAACTGTTCGACGAGCAAAACAAGGTGTGCTCGGATAATTATGTATGTCCGCGGGGAAACTGA
- the LOC128306793 gene encoding protein ILRUN yields the protein MDHTDQNASNQLPDDIEQNFLTQFSSMVTTDKEELIQQFQSIGENVNYSTATFFLDMTNWNLQAAVGCYFDFMSQNRQPSMKLLNDITVGKGEKITPSTAIKLTWLLQNNGDIAWPYGSYVSLRRNPAMMEENFPLSYEDLKYFVPSLPPNDTVSVSVQLVSPSTEGFFETVWSIYTPNGTSFGENITSRIEVSLDGTMAVTQQFSNLQTNSTADLNPPSENTTESQSNELDDSEMWG from the exons ATGGATCACACGGACCAGAACGCATCAAATCAACTGCCAGACGATATAGAACAAAACTTTCTCACCCAGTTCAGCT CAATGGTTACCACGGACAAGGAAGAGCTCATCCAACAGTTTCAATCAATTGGAGAGAATGTTAACTACTCTACGGCAACATTTTTCCTCGATATGACCAACTG GAACCTCCAAGCAGCTGTGGGATGTTATTTTGACTTTATGTCACAAAACCGACAACCATCCATGAAGCTGCTGAATGATATTACGGTAGGAAAGGGCGAAAAAATCACACCGAGCACAGC CATTAAGCTTACCTGGCTGCTGCAAAACAATGGCGATATCGCGTGGCCGTACGGTTCGTACGTCAGCTTACGTCGAAACCCAGCCATGATGGAGGAAAATTTTCCCTTGTCGTACGAGGACCTGAAATACTTTGTACCTTCGCTGCCTCCGAATGATACAGTGTCCGTATCAGTGCAGCTCGTCAGTCCATCGACTGAAGGGTTCTTCGAAACCGTATGGTCCATTTACACGCCGAACGGAACCAGTTTTGGGG AAAACATTACTTCTCGGATTGAAGTAAGCCTGGATGGAACGATGGCTGTAACGCAACAGTTTTCCAACCTTCAAACAAATTCCACCGCCGACCTTAATCCCCCCTCTGAGAACACAACAGAATCACAG TCAAACGAGCTAGACGATAGTGAAATGTGGGGATAG